A section of the Humulus lupulus chromosome 2, drHumLupu1.1, whole genome shotgun sequence genome encodes:
- the LOC133815067 gene encoding uncharacterized mitochondrial protein AtMg00810-like, which produces MNTGQKLTAYGSDPVRDIHLYRSTVGALQYATITIPEISYSVNKVCQFMQSPIEAHWQVVKCILRYLAGSLDMGLYLQPSSKLNIEAFCDADWASHPDDRRSTTGYCIFLGHNLISLQSKKQHIVSRSSIEAEYRSLAHTVAKISWLIALLDELHLQPHVIPHI; this is translated from the coding sequence ATGAATACTGGCCAGAAACTTACAGCCTATGGTAGTGATCCTGTACGAGACATTCACCTATATAGAAGTACCGTCGGTGCACTGCAATATGCTACAATAACCATACCAGAAATTTCATACAGTGTCAACAAAGTTTGCCAATTTATGCAATCTCCAATTGAAGCTCATTGGCAAGTGGTAAAGTGCATTCTAAGATACTTGGCTGGTTCCTTAGACATGGGTTTGTATCTCCAACCAAGTTCCAAACTCAACATTGAAGCCTTTTGTGATGCCGATTGGGCATCTCACCCAGATGATCGTCGCTCCACCACTGGTTATTGCATTTTCCTTGGTCATAATCTCATATCATTGCAGTCAAAGAAACAACATATTGTTTCTAGATCTAGCATTGAAGCCGAATATAGAAGTTTAGCTCACACCGTTGCTAAAATTTCTTGGCTAATTGCACTTCTTGATGAACTACATCTTCAACCTCATGTCATTCCTCACATCTAG